Below is a window of Streptomyces sp. ITFR-16 DNA.
CACGGGGCGCCTCCCGGCAGGCGGGAGACTGGTCCCCATGACCGAGAGCACCGCCCCCCAGAGCGAACACCGCACCGTGCTGCTGCGCGGTGGAGACGTCCACAGCCCCGCCGACCCCTTCGCCACCGCCATGGTGGTGGAACGGGGCCATGTCGCCTGGGTGGGCTCGGAAGGGGCCGCCGACGCCTTCGCGAGCGGCGTCGACGAAGTGATCGACCTGGAAGGGGCCCTGGTCACCCCGGCGTTCACCGACGCCCACGTCCACACCACCTCGACGGGCCTGGCCCTGACCGGGCTGGACCTCTCCGGCGCCGGCACGCTCGGCGAGGCGCTCGCGCTCGTCCGGGCGCATGTGGCCGCGCACCCGGCAGGACGGGTGGTCCTGGGGCACGGCTGGGACGCCACGCGCTGGCCCGAGCAGCGCCCGCCGTCCCGCGCCGAGCTGGACGAGGCGGCCGGCGGCCGGCCGCTCTACCTGCCCCGGATCGACGTGCACTCGGCGGTCGTCACCACCGCCCTGCTCGACCTGGTCCCCGGCGTCACCTCCATGGCCGGTTATCACCCCGACGGACCGCTGACCGCCGCCGCCCACCACGCTGTGCGCGCCGCCGCCCACGGGGCGGTCACGCCCGCCCAGCGCGCCGACGCCCAGCGGGCCGCGCTGCGCCACGCCGCCTCGCTCGGCATCGGCACGGTCCATGAGTGCGGCGGCCCCGACATCTCCGACGAGGAGGACTTCGCCGGGCTGCTGAAGCTCGCGGCCGGGCAGCCGGGGCCCCGGGTCTTCGGCTACTGGGCCGAACAGGTGGGCGGCGAGAAGGACGCCCGCCGCATCCGGGAGCTGGGCGCGGCGGGCGCCGCCGGAGACCTCTTCGTCGACGGCTCGCTCGGCTCCCACACCGCCTGCCTGCACGAGCCGTACGCGGACGCCCCGCACTCCGGCACCGCCCATCTGGACGCCGGGCAGATCGCCGCCCAT
It encodes the following:
- a CDS encoding amidohydrolase, with protein sequence MTESTAPQSEHRTVLLRGGDVHSPADPFATAMVVERGHVAWVGSEGAADAFASGVDEVIDLEGALVTPAFTDAHVHTTSTGLALTGLDLSGAGTLGEALALVRAHVAAHPAGRVVLGHGWDATRWPEQRPPSRAELDEAAGGRPLYLPRIDVHSAVVTTALLDLVPGVTSMAGYHPDGPLTAAAHHAVRAAAHGAVTPAQRADAQRAALRHAASLGIGTVHECGGPDISDEEDFAGLLKLAAGQPGPRVFGYWAEQVGGEKDARRIRELGAAGAAGDLFVDGSLGSHTACLHEPYADAPHSGTAHLDAGQIAAHVAACTEAGLQAGFHAIGDAALSAVVDGVRAAAEKVGLGRVRGARHRVEHAEMLTPETVAAFAELGLTASVQPAFDAAWGGEDGMYAQRLGAGRARTLNPYAALLRAGVPLAFGSDSPVTPLDPWGTVRAAAFHRTLDHRISVRAGFTAHTRGGWRAVGRDDAGTLVPGAPADYAVWRTAELVVQAPDDRVARWSTDPRSGTPGLPDLSPGNDLPVCLRTVVFGQTVYVRPNE